A DNA window from Actinomadura coerulea contains the following coding sequences:
- a CDS encoding DUF3499 family protein, with protein sequence MSPVRTCSRTACKAPAVFTLTYVYRDSTAVLGPLATYAEPHCYDLCAEHSERLTAPMGWELVRLPVEEESEPSADDLEALADAVREAARPAPGPGHEPVGQGTEVGRRGHLRVLRSEPAGTQPGQE encoded by the coding sequence GTGAGCCCCGTCCGCACTTGCTCCCGCACCGCCTGCAAGGCGCCCGCAGTGTTCACGCTCACGTACGTCTACCGCGACTCCACCGCGGTCCTGGGGCCGCTCGCAACGTACGCCGAGCCGCACTGCTACGACCTGTGCGCCGAGCATTCCGAACGGCTCACCGCCCCCATGGGGTGGGAGCTGGTGCGGCTCCCCGTCGAGGAGGAGTCCGAGCCCAGCGCCGACGACCTGGAGGCCCTCGCCGACGCGGTCCGCGAGGCCGCGAGGCCCGCTCCCGGGCCCGGCCACGAGCCGGTCGGCCAGGGCACCGAGGTCGGCCGCCGCGGCCACCTGCGCGTGCTCCGCTCCGAACCCGCCGGGACGCAGCCCGGCCAGGAGTGA
- a CDS encoding metallopeptidase family protein: MRSRVAGVRRRDRHGRGLRGPLTPPQAPISRTRSERFADLVDDEVRRLGARWGRELARVEFAVEEVPGADPLFDGPVLLGQTLPGSGDLPVRIVVYRRPVEARAAGEAELSQMIRDLLVEEVADLLGLSPESVDPSYDTPDD; the protein is encoded by the coding sequence GTGCGATCCCGTGTGGCAGGCGTACGGCGCCGCGATCGGCACGGTCGTGGCCTCCGTGGTCCTCTGACGCCCCCGCAGGCGCCCATCTCACGTACCCGCTCGGAACGGTTCGCCGACCTCGTCGACGACGAGGTCCGGCGGCTGGGCGCGCGCTGGGGCCGCGAACTGGCCCGGGTGGAGTTCGCGGTCGAGGAGGTGCCGGGGGCCGATCCGCTGTTCGACGGGCCCGTCCTGCTCGGCCAGACCCTCCCCGGAAGCGGCGACCTGCCGGTGCGCATCGTCGTCTACCGCCGCCCCGTCGAGGCCCGCGCCGCCGGTGAGGCCGAACTCTCCCAGATGATCCGCGACCTGCTCGTCGAGGAGGTCGCCGACCTGCTCGGCCTCTCCCCCGAGTCCGTCGACCCCAGCTACGACACTCCCGACGACTAG
- a CDS encoding DUF5719 family protein, with protein sequence MDKVLRLLGMRYATAALMLVAVAALYGAATFSRPGEASEKGRDAAVTHAVAVCPGHEGGRLAVQSLARKDGGGRVDLTPTKGGSPLGSMTSPGQGWSKDAEPGEDSYTLRATGPIAGGLEAEQTTYEDGGDDRGLAGVRCAAPGTDLWFMGPGPVAADRLDLYLTNVDAQPASVDISALSGEGPLDTTEGRGTPVEPYTTRVVKIGGSPEGLGDIVKTAADLALRVHTTSGRVAASLRVRIGKKKGVEWLPRSAAPAASALVPGVPGGSGGRRLLVAVPGEADARIRVQVITSAGAFAPQGQDVLDAPGKTVTSVPLDGALSGRAAAVRLVADRPILAGFAADRGADVAYGTATPPLGASAPGVVADNRFDSSLSLTAPSGAASVQVTTMNGQGAGSPRQVEIPAGRTVETGLAAPGGGADASFGVVITPRPGSAPVYASRMLATGKGGDHLFTVLPIVPAPTALRLPATADSQTALTPN encoded by the coding sequence ATGGACAAGGTCCTGCGGCTTCTCGGCATGCGCTACGCCACCGCCGCCCTCATGCTCGTCGCCGTCGCCGCCCTCTACGGCGCCGCGACGTTCTCCCGTCCGGGCGAGGCGTCCGAGAAGGGCCGCGACGCGGCGGTCACGCACGCCGTGGCCGTCTGCCCCGGACACGAGGGCGGCCGCCTCGCCGTCCAGTCCCTCGCCCGGAAGGACGGCGGCGGCCGCGTCGACCTCACCCCGACGAAGGGCGGATCTCCGCTCGGGTCCATGACGTCGCCCGGCCAGGGCTGGAGCAAGGACGCCGAGCCGGGCGAGGACTCCTACACCCTGCGCGCCACCGGGCCCATCGCCGGCGGGCTGGAGGCGGAGCAGACCACCTACGAGGACGGCGGCGACGACCGCGGCCTCGCCGGCGTCCGCTGCGCCGCTCCCGGCACCGACCTGTGGTTCATGGGCCCCGGGCCGGTCGCCGCCGACCGGCTCGACCTCTACCTGACCAACGTCGACGCGCAGCCCGCGTCCGTCGACATCTCCGCCCTGTCCGGCGAGGGCCCCCTCGACACCACCGAGGGGCGCGGCACGCCCGTCGAGCCCTACACCACCCGCGTCGTGAAGATCGGCGGGTCGCCCGAAGGGCTCGGCGACATCGTGAAGACCGCCGCCGACCTCGCCCTGCGCGTGCACACCACCAGCGGCCGCGTCGCCGCGTCCCTGCGCGTCCGGATCGGGAAGAAGAAGGGCGTCGAGTGGCTGCCGCGGTCCGCCGCGCCCGCGGCCTCCGCCCTCGTCCCCGGCGTGCCGGGCGGCTCCGGCGGGCGCCGGCTGCTGGTCGCGGTCCCCGGCGAGGCCGACGCCCGGATCAGGGTCCAGGTGATCACCTCGGCCGGCGCGTTCGCCCCGCAGGGCCAGGACGTCCTGGACGCCCCCGGCAAGACCGTGACCTCCGTCCCCCTCGACGGCGCCCTGTCCGGCAGGGCCGCCGCCGTCCGGCTCGTCGCCGACCGCCCGATCCTGGCGGGGTTCGCCGCCGACCGCGGCGCGGACGTCGCCTACGGCACCGCCACGCCGCCGCTCGGCGCGTCGGCGCCCGGCGTCGTCGCCGACAACCGCTTCGACTCGTCCCTCTCCCTGACCGCCCCGTCCGGCGCGGCGAGCGTCCAGGTCACGACCATGAACGGGCAGGGCGCGGGCTCTCCCCGGCAGGTCGAGATCCCCGCGGGGCGGACGGTGGAGACCGGGCTCGCCGCCCCCGGCGGCGGCGCGGACGCCTCCTTCGGCGTCGTGATCACGCCGAGGCCCGGGTCCGCCCCCGTCTACGCGTCCCGCATGCTCGCCACCGGCAAGGGCGGCGACCACCTGTTCACCGTGCTGCCGATCGTCCCGGCGCCCACGGCCCTGCGCCTCCCGGCCACCGCCGACTCCCAGACCGCCCTGACCCCGAACTGA